In Vibrio japonicus, one DNA window encodes the following:
- the dnaE gene encoding DNA polymerase III subunit alpha: protein MSDPKFIHLRVHSDFSMVDGLSKVPPLVKKVAEMGMPAVALTDFTNLCGLVKFYGTAHGCGVKPIIGADFAMQSPEFGDELTKLTILASDNTGYKNLTLLISKAYLRGHVQHQPVIDREWLAELSEGLILLSGGKSGEIGKALLKGNQKVADDCVEFYKTHFEDRFYLELTRTGRPDEESYLHFALELAEQAELPVVATNDVVILDESFFDAHEIRVAIHDGYTLEDPRRPKNYSPQQYLRTEEEMCALFADIPEALENSVEIAKRCNVTVRLGEYFLPAFPTEGMEETEFLVKKSEEGLEERLEFLFSDPEERAKRRPEYDERLKVELEVINNMGFPGYFLIVMEFIQWSKDNDIPVGPGRGSGAGSLVAYALKITDLDPLEYDLLFERFLNPERVSMPDFDVDFCMDKRDQVIDHVAEMYGRDAVSQIITFGTMAAKAVIRDVGRVLGHPFGFVDRISKLVPPDPGMTLEKAFKAEPALPELYEADEEVKELIDMCRILEGCTRNAGKHAGGVVISPTTITDFAPIYADSEGHFPVTQFDKNDVETAGLVKFDFLGLRTLTIIDWALGLINPRLEREGKDPIRIESISLEDDASFRLLQNSETTAVFQLESRGMKELIKRLQPDCFEDIIALVALFRPGPLQSGMVDNFIDRKHGREAVSYPDEKWQHESLKEILDPTYGIILYQEQVMQIAQVLSGYTLGGADMLRRAMGKKKPEEMAKQRATFEDGAVKNGVDGELAMKIFDLVEKFAGYGFNKSHSAAYALVSYQTLWLKTHFPAEFMAAVMTADMDNTEKVVGLVDECFRMKLKVLPPDINSGLYRFNVDEDGAIVYGIGAIKGVGEGPIEAILEARNKDGHFKDLFDFCARVDLKKVNKRVIEKLIYAGALDRLGPHRAAMMASLNDAVKAASQHHQAEAFGQSDLFGVLTEAPEEVEHKYTKVPPWPEKVWLEGERSTLGLYLTGHPVNAYLKELGKYTSCRLKDATPTRRDQSVTVAGLVIAARVMTTKRGTRIGIMTLDDRSGRMEVMLFSDALEKYAELLETDRILVVSGQVSFDDFNGGLKMSAREVLDLGAAREKYARGLSVSIDESQIDGQFFERFSKILEPHRAGSVPVHVYYQRSDARARFTLGTEWRVTPSDTLLDDLKQLLGKGQVELEFN from the coding sequence ATGTCAGATCCTAAGTTTATCCACCTTCGAGTACACAGTGACTTTTCCATGGTTGATGGCCTTTCTAAAGTGCCACCTCTGGTTAAGAAAGTGGCTGAAATGGGAATGCCAGCAGTGGCACTTACCGACTTTACTAACCTTTGTGGCTTAGTGAAGTTCTATGGTACAGCGCACGGTTGCGGCGTGAAACCAATCATTGGTGCAGACTTCGCAATGCAATCGCCAGAATTTGGCGATGAGTTAACCAAACTAACCATTCTAGCATCAGATAATACGGGTTATAAAAACCTGACGCTTTTGATCTCAAAAGCTTATCTCCGTGGTCATGTCCAACATCAACCCGTCATTGATAGAGAGTGGTTGGCTGAGTTATCAGAAGGCCTAATTCTTCTGTCAGGTGGTAAAAGTGGTGAAATCGGTAAGGCCCTTCTTAAAGGCAACCAAAAAGTTGCGGACGATTGCGTTGAGTTCTACAAAACGCATTTTGAAGATCGCTTTTATCTAGAACTGACTCGCACAGGGCGACCTGATGAAGAAAGTTACCTGCACTTTGCTCTAGAGCTCGCTGAGCAAGCAGAGCTCCCTGTTGTCGCCACTAACGATGTCGTTATTCTTGACGAATCGTTCTTTGATGCCCATGAAATCCGCGTTGCCATCCATGATGGTTATACGCTCGAAGATCCACGACGCCCGAAAAATTACAGCCCTCAGCAATATCTGCGCACTGAAGAGGAAATGTGCGCGCTATTTGCCGACATTCCAGAAGCATTGGAAAACAGTGTCGAAATTGCTAAGCGCTGTAACGTTACCGTACGTCTTGGCGAATATTTCCTTCCTGCGTTCCCGACAGAAGGCATGGAAGAAACCGAATTCCTGGTCAAAAAATCAGAAGAAGGCCTAGAAGAGCGATTAGAGTTTTTATTCTCTGACCCAGAAGAGCGTGCTAAGCGTCGCCCTGAATATGACGAACGTTTAAAAGTCGAACTTGAAGTAATCAATAACATGGGGTTCCCAGGATACTTCTTGATCGTAATGGAGTTTATCCAGTGGTCGAAAGATAACGACATTCCAGTGGGGCCAGGTCGTGGCTCGGGTGCGGGCTCGCTGGTGGCCTATGCCCTAAAAATTACCGATCTTGATCCACTTGAATATGATTTGCTGTTCGAACGTTTCCTTAACCCAGAACGTGTATCTATGCCCGATTTCGATGTCGATTTCTGTATGGATAAACGCGATCAGGTTATTGATCACGTGGCCGAGATGTATGGCCGTGATGCGGTATCTCAGATCATCACTTTCGGTACTATGGCGGCCAAAGCGGTAATTCGAGACGTTGGGCGTGTTCTTGGGCACCCATTTGGTTTTGTGGATCGCATTTCTAAGCTTGTCCCGCCAGATCCGGGCATGACACTCGAGAAGGCGTTTAAAGCAGAGCCTGCGTTGCCTGAATTGTATGAGGCGGACGAAGAAGTCAAAGAACTGATTGATATGTGTCGCATCCTTGAAGGGTGTACACGTAACGCAGGTAAGCACGCGGGTGGTGTTGTTATTTCTCCAACTACCATCACGGATTTTGCCCCGATTTATGCGGACTCAGAAGGGCACTTCCCTGTTACTCAATTCGATAAGAACGACGTTGAAACCGCAGGATTAGTTAAATTTGACTTCTTGGGATTACGAACCCTAACTATCATCGATTGGGCGTTAGGTCTGATTAACCCGCGTTTAGAACGTGAGGGTAAAGATCCTATTCGAATAGAGTCGATTTCTCTGGAAGACGACGCATCATTCCGTTTGCTACAAAACTCAGAAACCACGGCAGTATTCCAGCTGGAATCTCGTGGTATGAAAGAGCTGATCAAGCGCCTGCAACCTGACTGTTTCGAAGATATCATCGCACTGGTAGCGCTATTCCGTCCGGGACCATTGCAGTCAGGCATGGTAGATAACTTTATCGACCGTAAGCACGGCAGAGAGGCGGTCTCGTACCCTGATGAAAAGTGGCAGCATGAGTCATTAAAAGAGATTCTTGACCCTACCTACGGCATCATCCTGTATCAGGAACAGGTTATGCAAATTGCGCAGGTGTTGTCTGGCTATACCCTAGGTGGGGCGGACATGCTTCGTCGTGCGATGGGTAAGAAAAAGCCCGAAGAGATGGCCAAGCAGCGTGCCACCTTTGAAGATGGCGCAGTAAAGAATGGCGTAGATGGCGAGCTGGCGATGAAGATCTTCGACCTAGTGGAGAAATTCGCAGGTTATGGCTTTAACAAATCGCACTCGGCTGCTTACGCGCTGGTATCGTACCAAACTCTTTGGCTTAAGACGCACTTCCCAGCAGAGTTTATGGCTGCGGTAATGACCGCCGATATGGATAACACCGAGAAGGTCGTAGGCCTTGTCGATGAATGTTTCCGTATGAAGCTCAAAGTTCTTCCGCCAGATATCAACTCGGGTTTGTACCGTTTTAACGTTGATGAAGACGGCGCGATTGTTTACGGTATTGGTGCGATTAAAGGCGTCGGCGAAGGCCCGATTGAAGCGATCTTAGAAGCGCGTAATAAAGATGGCCATTTTAAAGACTTGTTTGACTTCTGCGCTCGGGTTGACCTAAAGAAAGTCAATAAACGTGTTATTGAAAAGCTCATTTATGCAGGCGCTTTAGATCGGCTTGGTCCTCATCGTGCTGCCATGATGGCGTCACTCAATGATGCGGTAAAAGCAGCAAGTCAACACCACCAAGCGGAAGCGTTCGGTCAAAGTGATCTATTCGGTGTTCTTACTGAAGCGCCGGAAGAAGTTGAACACAAGTACACGAAAGTGCCACCATGGCCTGAAAAGGTATGGTTGGAAGGTGAACGCTCCACACTCGGGCTTTATTTGACAGGGCACCCAGTTAATGCCTATTTAAAGGAACTAGGGAAGTACACTAGTTGTCGACTAAAAGACGCGACACCAACAAGGCGTGATCAAAGTGTGACAGTGGCTGGTTTGGTGATCGCGGCTAGAGTTATGACAACCAAGCGTGGTACGCGAATTGGCATCATGACGCTAGATGACCGAAGCGGGCGTATGGAAGTCATGTTGTTCTCTGATGCGCTGGAAAAATACGCAGAACTGCTAGAAACTGACAGAATTTTAGTGGTTTCCGGACAGGTCAGCTTTGATGATTTCAATGGTGGTCTTAAAATGTCGGCGCGTGAGGTTTTGGACCTAGGCGCTGCACGCGAAAAATACGCGCGTGGATTATCCGTCTCGATTGATGAATCCCAGATCGACGGCCAGTTTTTTGAGCGTTTTAGTAAAATACTAGAACCTCATAGGGCAGGGAGCGTTCCTGTCCATGTATACTACCAACGTAGCGATGCACGAGCACGATTTACGTTAGGTACTGAATGGCGAGTAACGCCAAGCGACACATTATTAGATGATTTAAAACAGCTACTTGGGAAAGGCCAAGTAGAACTCGAATTTAACTAA
- a CDS encoding MetQ/NlpA family lipoprotein, translating to MKYGLKGLLTIAAAASALILSGCGEKEVDNSKIKVGVMAGAEAQVAEVAAKVAKEKYGLDVELVTFTDYVTPNAALDDGSIDINAFQHKPYLDQQVIDRGYKLTIAGNTFVYPIAGYSKQVKSVDEIKEGDRIAVPNDPTNLGRSLLLLEQQGLLKLREGVGLLATVRDIVENPKNITIVELEAAQLPRSLDDVALSIINTTYASSIDLTPQKDGVFVEDKESPYVNIIVARENNVNAENVQNFVKSYQTEEVYTAASDIFKGGVVKGW from the coding sequence ATGAAATACGGTTTAAAAGGTTTACTAACCATCGCGGCTGCTGCGTCTGCACTGATTCTTTCAGGTTGTGGTGAGAAAGAAGTCGACAACAGCAAAATCAAAGTTGGCGTCATGGCTGGTGCTGAAGCACAGGTGGCAGAAGTAGCAGCGAAAGTTGCAAAAGAAAAATACGGCCTAGATGTTGAGCTAGTGACGTTTACTGATTATGTAACACCAAACGCAGCACTAGACGATGGCTCTATCGATATCAACGCGTTCCAACATAAGCCATACCTAGATCAGCAAGTTATTGACCGTGGTTACAAACTCACTATCGCTGGCAACACGTTTGTTTATCCTATCGCTGGCTACTCTAAGCAAGTGAAGTCAGTAGACGAAATTAAAGAAGGCGACCGTATTGCTGTACCAAACGATCCAACTAACCTAGGCCGCTCTCTGCTTCTTCTAGAGCAACAGGGTCTACTAAAACTGCGTGAAGGTGTAGGTCTACTGGCTACCGTACGTGACATCGTTGAAAACCCGAAAAACATCACAATTGTTGAACTAGAAGCAGCGCAGTTACCACGCTCTCTGGACGATGTAGCGCTATCTATCATCAATACCACTTACGCAAGCTCTATTGACCTAACTCCGCAGAAAGACGGTGTATTCGTTGAAGATAAAGAGTCTCCATATGTAAACATAATCGTTGCACGTGAAAACAACGTAAACGCAGAAAACGTACAGAACTTCGTTAAATCTTACCAGACTGAAGAAGTATACACTGCGGCATCGGACATCTTTAAAGGTGGCGTAGTTAAAGGTTGGTAA
- the rnhB gene encoding ribonuclease HII: MTKEKKELPPFEYPQGYQLVAGVDEVGRGPLVGDVVTAAVILDPNNPIDGLNDSKKLSEKKRLALLPEIKEKALAWSVGRCSPAEIDELNILQATMVAMQRAIEGLSVKPDLALIDGNRCPKLAMDSQAVVKGDLRVAEISAASIIAKVVRDQEMEELDKQHPEFGFAKHKGYPTKAHFEAIEKHGVIDQHRKSFKPVKRALGLE; this comes from the coding sequence ATGACTAAAGAAAAAAAAGAGCTTCCGCCATTTGAATACCCTCAAGGCTATCAACTGGTTGCCGGTGTCGATGAAGTAGGACGAGGCCCTCTTGTAGGAGACGTCGTGACTGCTGCCGTGATATTAGATCCAAACAACCCAATAGACGGCCTTAACGACTCCAAAAAACTCTCTGAGAAGAAACGCTTAGCATTGCTGCCTGAAATTAAAGAAAAGGCATTAGCTTGGTCTGTTGGACGTTGCTCGCCCGCTGAAATTGATGAACTGAACATTCTGCAAGCCACTATGGTTGCGATGCAGCGTGCGATTGAAGGGCTGAGCGTAAAGCCTGATTTGGCACTCATTGACGGGAACCGTTGTCCAAAACTGGCAATGGACTCACAAGCTGTCGTGAAAGGCGATTTGCGCGTGGCAGAAATCAGCGCCGCTTCTATCATTGCTAAAGTGGTTCGTGATCAAGAAATGGAAGAGCTAGATAAGCAACACCCTGAATTTGGTTTCGCTAAGCACAAAGGTTACCCAACCAAAGCTCACTTTGAAGCGATAGAGAAGCATGGTGTCATTGACCAGCATCGCAAGAGCTTTAAGCCAGTAAAGCGCGCACTTGGTCTAGAATAA
- the accA gene encoding acetyl-CoA carboxylase carboxyl transferase subunit alpha, with product MSLNFLEFEKPIAELEAKIEALRDVSRHGGDSGIDLDKEIEQLEKKSLELKKKTFSDLGAWETAQLARHPLRPYTLDYIEHVFTEFEELAGDRAYADDKAIVGGMARLNGRPVMIIGHQKGRETKEKVKRNFGMPKPEGYRKALRLMEMAERFNMPIITFIDTAGAYPGVGAEERGQSEAIAKNLKVMSGLKVPVICNVVGEGGSGGALAIGVGDYVNMLQYSTYSVISPEGCASILWRDSDKAPQAADAMGLTAPRLKELELIDQIIEEPLGGAHRDHAKMAENMKETLLKQLEELEQFDNDALLERRYQRLMSYGYC from the coding sequence ATGAGCCTGAACTTTTTAGAATTTGAAAAGCCTATCGCAGAACTAGAAGCTAAGATTGAAGCACTTCGTGATGTCTCTCGTCATGGTGGTGATTCTGGCATAGATCTGGATAAAGAGATCGAACAGCTAGAGAAGAAAAGCTTAGAGCTTAAGAAAAAGACCTTCAGCGATCTTGGTGCGTGGGAAACGGCTCAGCTAGCTCGTCACCCTCTGCGTCCTTACACGCTAGACTACATCGAGCACGTATTTACTGAATTTGAAGAACTTGCTGGTGATCGTGCATACGCAGACGACAAAGCTATCGTTGGTGGTATGGCTCGCTTGAACGGCCGCCCAGTTATGATCATTGGTCATCAAAAAGGTCGTGAAACCAAAGAGAAAGTGAAGCGCAACTTTGGTATGCCAAAACCAGAAGGTTACCGCAAAGCACTTCGCCTAATGGAAATGGCAGAGCGTTTTAATATGCCAATCATTACTTTCATTGATACAGCAGGTGCATACCCAGGTGTTGGTGCAGAAGAGCGTGGTCAGTCTGAAGCGATCGCTAAAAACCTAAAAGTGATGTCTGGTCTTAAAGTACCTGTCATCTGTAACGTGGTTGGTGAAGGTGGTTCTGGTGGTGCACTTGCAATTGGTGTTGGTGATTACGTGAACATGCTTCAATACTCAACGTATTCGGTTATTTCACCAGAAGGTTGTGCTTCTATCCTATGGCGCGATTCAGATAAAGCGCCACAAGCGGCAGACGCAATGGGCCTGACTGCACCTCGTTTGAAAGAGCTTGAGCTTATCGACCAAATCATCGAAGAGCCTCTAGGTGGCGCACATCGTGACCACGCTAAAATGGCTGAGAACATGAAAGAGACGCTTCTAAAGCAGCTAGAAGAACTAGAGCAGTTTGATAATGATGCGTTGCTAGAGCGTCGTTACCAGCGTCTAATGAGCTACGGCTACTGCTGA
- a CDS encoding methionine ABC transporter permease has product MSFNTVSEWLSLNGNLLLGATWETLYMVAVAGIVGFAVGIPLGVILHTTKKGGLLENTKLNRTLGAIVNIGRSVPFLVLMVAIIPVTKLLVGTFIGTTAAIVPLTIGAIPFVARLIEGALLEVPSGLVEAAQSMGATPIQIISKVLLPEAMPTIVNSVTITLVTLVSYSAMAGTVGGGGLGDVAIRYGFHRYDVGIMAVTVVMLIVLVQIIQSIGDAVVRRVDHR; this is encoded by the coding sequence ATGTCCTTTAATACAGTTTCAGAATGGTTAAGCCTAAACGGAAACCTACTTCTTGGGGCGACTTGGGAAACACTCTATATGGTGGCTGTGGCTGGAATCGTGGGTTTCGCCGTGGGTATTCCACTCGGTGTTATCCTACATACCACCAAAAAAGGTGGCCTTTTGGAGAATACTAAGCTCAACCGTACATTAGGCGCGATTGTCAACATTGGCCGTTCAGTTCCATTCCTAGTACTGATGGTCGCTATTATTCCGGTGACAAAACTTTTAGTGGGCACTTTTATCGGTACTACAGCAGCCATCGTCCCACTGACAATTGGTGCAATTCCATTCGTTGCTCGCCTTATTGAAGGTGCACTACTGGAAGTACCCTCTGGTCTTGTGGAAGCCGCTCAATCCATGGGGGCAACACCTATACAAATCATTTCTAAGGTTCTGCTTCCTGAAGCGATGCCTACCATTGTTAACTCTGTGACGATTACCCTTGTCACATTAGTCAGCTACTCTGCAATGGCTGGAACAGTTGGTGGCGGCGGCCTTGGTGATGTGGCTATTCGCTACGGATTCCACCGATATGATGTTGGCATCATGGCAGTAACAGTCGTTATGCTCATCGTATTGGTACAGATCATTCAATCTATTGGTGACGCCGTGGTTCGCCGCGTTGATCACAGATAA
- the lpxA gene encoding acyl-ACP--UDP-N-acetylglucosamine O-acyltransferase, giving the protein MIHETAQIHPSAVIEGDVTIAANVKVGPFTYISGHIEIGEGTEIMSHVVIKGHTTIGQDNRIFPHAVIGEENQDKKYGGEDTTVVIGDRNVIREAVQIHRGTVQDKATTVIGSDNLLCVNAHVAHDVIVGNHTHIGNNSILGGHVTVEDYAGVMALSAIHPFCKVGAYSYIGGCSAVVKDVPPYVLAQGNHATPFGLNLVGLQRNGFEKSELRALRNAYKEFYRAGKTQAEAKEVLTEMANEWPSIKHFLEFVETSERGVIR; this is encoded by the coding sequence ATGATTCATGAAACTGCACAAATTCATCCATCAGCCGTTATTGAGGGTGATGTAACCATAGCAGCCAACGTAAAAGTTGGCCCATTCACGTATATCTCAGGTCATATTGAGATTGGTGAAGGCACAGAGATAATGTCTCATGTTGTGATCAAAGGTCACACGACAATTGGTCAAGACAACCGTATTTTCCCTCATGCAGTGATTGGTGAAGAAAACCAAGATAAAAAGTATGGCGGTGAAGATACAACGGTAGTGATTGGTGATCGCAACGTTATTCGCGAAGCAGTACAAATTCATCGTGGTACAGTACAAGATAAAGCGACCACGGTTATCGGTAGCGATAACTTGCTTTGTGTTAATGCGCACGTTGCTCATGATGTGATCGTGGGTAACCACACTCACATCGGTAACAACTCGATTCTTGGTGGTCACGTTACTGTAGAGGATTACGCGGGTGTGATGGCGTTGTCTGCGATTCATCCATTCTGTAAAGTGGGTGCATATAGCTACATTGGCGGCTGTTCTGCCGTTGTGAAAGATGTGCCGCCGTACGTACTGGCGCAGGGCAATCACGCGACACCATTTGGACTAAACCTAGTGGGTTTGCAGCGTAACGGCTTTGAAAAGAGCGAGCTACGAGCACTGCGCAACGCGTACAAAGAGTTCTACCGCGCAGGTAAAACTCAGGCTGAAGCGAAAGAAGTGTTAACGGAAATGGCAAATGAGTGGCCTTCAATTAAGCACTTCCTTGAGTTTGTGGAAACTTCTGAGCGTGGCGTTATTCGCTAA
- the lpxB gene encoding lipid-A-disaccharide synthase, translating to MGRPLRVGIVAGELSGDTLGEGFIKAVKEQYPDAEFVGIGGPKMIAQGCQSLFDMEELAVMGLVEVLGRLPRLLKVKAELVKFFTDNPPDVFIGIDAPDFNLRLELDLKKAGIKTVHYVSPSVWAWRQKRIFKIEAATNLVLAFLPFEKAFYDKYNVPCEFIGHTLADAIPLVSEKAPARTLLGMEQDKTWLAVLPGSRGSELKMLSQPFIETCKRLHQRHPDLGFVVALVNQKRREQFEQAWKEHAPELNFKLVDDTARNVITASDAVMLASGTVALECMLIKRPMVVGYKVNAFTAFLARKMLKTKYVSLPNILADRELVKEFLQEECTVDNLAAEVERLLGEEGSNMVDKFTEMHHWIRKDADKQAAKAVLNLIGKEY from the coding sequence ATGGGTAGACCATTACGAGTAGGCATCGTCGCTGGCGAGTTGTCAGGTGACACACTAGGCGAAGGTTTTATCAAAGCCGTTAAAGAGCAGTATCCCGACGCGGAATTCGTTGGCATTGGTGGGCCTAAAATGATCGCACAGGGCTGCCAATCTCTTTTTGATATGGAAGAGTTGGCTGTCATGGGGCTAGTGGAGGTGCTCGGCCGCTTGCCACGTCTGCTTAAAGTGAAAGCAGAACTCGTTAAATTCTTTACTGACAATCCACCGGACGTTTTTATTGGTATTGATGCACCTGACTTCAATTTGCGCTTGGAATTAGACCTTAAAAAGGCCGGGATCAAAACAGTACACTACGTTAGCCCGTCAGTTTGGGCTTGGCGACAAAAGCGTATCTTCAAAATTGAAGCAGCGACTAACTTGGTGTTGGCTTTTCTACCATTTGAAAAAGCGTTCTACGACAAATATAACGTGCCTTGTGAATTCATAGGCCATACGTTGGCCGACGCTATTCCTTTGGTTAGTGAAAAAGCGCCGGCACGAACGCTACTGGGCATGGAACAAGATAAAACATGGTTAGCCGTTTTACCCGGAAGTCGTGGTAGTGAACTCAAGATGTTGTCCCAGCCGTTTATCGAAACCTGCAAGCGTCTACATCAACGTCACCCAGATCTTGGTTTTGTCGTTGCTTTGGTTAATCAGAAGCGTCGTGAGCAGTTTGAGCAAGCTTGGAAAGAGCACGCGCCGGAACTGAATTTCAAATTGGTTGATGATACAGCTCGCAACGTGATTACCGCTTCAGACGCCGTCATGCTGGCGTCCGGCACCGTTGCTTTGGAATGTATGCTGATTAAACGACCAATGGTTGTCGGTTATAAAGTGAATGCGTTCACCGCTTTTCTTGCACGCAAGATGTTAAAAACGAAGTACGTTTCATTACCGAATATTTTAGCCGACCGAGAGCTGGTTAAAGAGTTTCTTCAGGAAGAGTGCACAGTGGACAATCTTGCCGCTGAAGTAGAACGCTTACTCGGTGAAGAGGGCTCTAACATGGTCGATAAGTTTACGGAAATGCATCACTGGATCCGTAAAGATGCCGACAAACAAGCCGCTAAAGCGGTTCTCAACCTGATTGGCAAAGAATATTAA
- the lpxD gene encoding UDP-3-O-(3-hydroxymyristoyl)glucosamine N-acyltransferase, whose translation MKEISLAELATITGGTLHGEADATVTMVAPMDKAQEGHVTFLSNPKYAKHLASCQATVVMVKEAQRELCIGNALVVDDPYVAFAKVAQALDTTPAPASDIAESAVISPDAKIGNKVSIGANAVIESGVELADNVVIGAGCFIGKNASIGANTKLWSNVSIYHDVTIGSDCLIQANTVIGSDGFGYANDKGEWVKIPQLGSVKIGNRVEIGACTTIDRGALDDTVIEDNVIIDNQMQIAHNVHIGYGTAMAGGTIVAGSTTIGKYCIIGGASVLNGHIQIADGVTITGMGMVMRSIEEKGMYSSGIPLQTNKEWRKTAARVHRIDEMNKRLKAVEKLLEQK comes from the coding sequence ATGAAAGAAATTTCTTTAGCCGAGTTGGCAACTATTACCGGGGGAACGCTACACGGTGAGGCAGATGCGACTGTTACTATGGTCGCTCCTATGGATAAAGCACAGGAAGGTCATGTTACCTTCCTGTCAAATCCAAAATATGCCAAGCACTTGGCAAGTTGCCAAGCAACGGTAGTGATGGTGAAAGAGGCACAGCGTGAATTGTGTATAGGCAATGCTTTAGTCGTTGATGATCCATATGTCGCGTTTGCTAAAGTTGCTCAAGCTCTTGATACAACACCAGCACCTGCAAGTGATATCGCTGAATCAGCAGTGATCTCTCCGGATGCGAAAATAGGTAATAAGGTATCAATTGGTGCGAATGCCGTTATCGAATCGGGCGTGGAATTAGCTGACAACGTTGTCATTGGAGCGGGTTGCTTTATTGGCAAAAATGCCTCTATTGGCGCGAACACCAAGCTTTGGTCTAACGTGAGCATTTACCACGACGTAACTATTGGCAGTGATTGTTTGATACAAGCAAACACCGTGATTGGTTCTGACGGTTTTGGCTACGCAAATGACAAAGGTGAGTGGGTTAAAATTCCTCAACTTGGCTCAGTTAAAATTGGTAATCGTGTAGAAATTGGTGCTTGTACGACAATAGACCGTGGAGCATTGGATGATACGGTTATTGAAGACAATGTTATCATTGATAACCAGATGCAAATTGCCCATAACGTACACATCGGATATGGTACGGCTATGGCTGGTGGTACGATTGTTGCCGGCAGTACGACAATCGGCAAATACTGTATTATTGGCGGTGCGTCGGTACTCAATGGCCACATTCAAATTGCTGATGGTGTCACTATCACAGGTATGGGTATGGTAATGCGAAGCATTGAAGAGAAGGGTATGTACTCTTCTGGCATTCCATTACAAACCAATAAAGAGTGGCGTAAAACGGCTGCTCGTGTTCATCGTATTGATGAAATGAACAAGCGCCTGAAAGCCGTCGAGAAGCTATTGGAACAGAAATAG
- the fabZ gene encoding 3-hydroxyacyl-ACP dehydratase FabZ — MTTEKKTMNITEIQELLPHRYPFLLIDRVTDYQEEKYLTAIKNVSVNEPQFTGHFPQLPVFPGVLILEAMAQATGLLAFKSFGAPTENELYYFASVDGAKFRKPVTPGDQLVIEVEFLKERRGIAAFSGVAKVDGEVVCSAELKCARREF; from the coding sequence TTGACTACTGAAAAGAAAACGATGAACATCACTGAAATTCAGGAACTGTTACCGCATCGCTATCCATTCTTGCTGATTGATCGCGTAACGGATTACCAAGAAGAAAAATACCTGACAGCGATTAAAAACGTTTCAGTGAACGAGCCTCAGTTCACAGGTCATTTCCCTCAGCTACCTGTATTTCCTGGTGTGTTGATTCTAGAAGCTATGGCACAAGCGACAGGTCTTCTAGCTTTTAAATCATTTGGCGCACCGACAGAAAACGAACTGTACTACTTTGCAAGCGTAGATGGCGCTAAATTCCGTAAGCCAGTGACACCAGGCGATCAACTCGTGATAGAAGTGGAATTTCTAAAAGAACGTCGTGGCATTGCTGCTTTCAGTGGTGTTGCTAAAGTAGACGGTGAAGTAGTATGTTCAGCAGAATTGAAATGTGCTCGTCGAGAGTTTTAA